The Brachypodium distachyon strain Bd21 chromosome 4, Brachypodium_distachyon_v3.0, whole genome shotgun sequence nucleotide sequence GATATTATTGGGACTTAAACGTGCACTTAAAAAGATTGGACTAACTTGATACGTTTGCTAAATAATTAGGACCTCCATTTTACTCTAAAATGAACACGTCTGACAAGCTGAAAAACTAGCGGGTCACATGCGCATCTTGATATGAGCAAACACGTCGTCGACATGTCTAATTTATGAGACataagagcaactctagcagatACGGAATACAACCCTAATCCGAAAAATAACCGCCGCTTTTCGGATTCGGTGGGGGAAAAAACGCACCCGACTAGGTACTGAAAATGACCCTGATCCGGAAAAACTTTTCGGGGATCCGATCTCTCGGGCGAGAAATCCCAATATACGCGGGGTGGAGATTGGATTGGTGCAGAACCAAAACTGCGCTGATCTCGTTGGCGGGAGGGAAATTTCCGCTGCGCGCCAGAGCTCCAACCACTAgccttcgtcgccgccgatcTATTCGCCTGAGCTCCATCCGGCCAAGCACCGCTCCACAAAGTCCGGCATGAAGTACCCGAAATCCTTGTACTGCGGCTCCACGACGGCTCCCGGCGGCGCCAACCCTCCCGCAGCCAATCTTCATCTAATTGGGAGGTGTTGGGGTATAGTAAGAAATGGCGTTTGAGGGACCAAGAAGCAGCACTGAAGAAAagggatgatgatgatgatgaaagTGATGCACCGAAAGGTGGGCGTAACAGCAAGAGGCCGGAtggaaggaagaaggagaaacgGAAGCTTAAGAAGACAGCCGAGTCCTCAAGTTTGAATGCCAAGTTCGATTAATTGATCAAGTCCAAAGAGATCGCTTTTGCCGCCAAATTGGAGCTCAAAAAGATAAATGCCAAGAAGAAGCATGAACAAAAACTGCAAAAGCTGCAAGCTATTCGTGAGGTTGAGCTTCAAAAGATCAATGTCGACGCGAGAAGGCCAAAACCGAGGAGGAAAAGACAGCAGCGCTTGTGCTTgcgaagaagaacaagatcATGCTCATGGATCCAAGTGGCCTTGATCCACTTGCAAGGGAGTGGTGGGAGCTTCAAAGAGagaaggcggcagcggcagttACAGAGACGCAGAGGCATCCGCAGCCGCTGCCGTAGCAACTCATGGCGATGATTGTGGAAATGGAGATTCCGTGGCAAATGGGGATGGCCAAGAAGACGAATTTCATACTTGATTTATTTatcattcttttttgttgcGCAATTTGGAGAATTGTATCTGTCGAACGACGAACTGTCGATTTGCGTTTCGGTACCTGTTTCAGTTTTGCACGGACTCGGACAGAACATATACCGCATACCTCGTTTTTGGGTTAGTTTTTGGATCATGTTCTGGCTCCGAAAAACACTGCTCCGAAAAACACTGATTTCGGTAGACCGAATCAGCATTTATTCATTTCAGATTTTTCGGTTATTGCCAGAGTTACTCTAAGTAAAGTACTCTCCGtcaaacaaaagatgtctcaactttaactaaatttgaatgcatatatattaAGCCATGTTTAGATTCatgaaaattttgacaaactctTCGgacatctttttttgtttgacggAGTGGGTAGCTTTATTTTGACAGCTCACGGGACAAAAATTTATCGATTCATGAATACTCCTGATCGATCCGGTACAGCATCTTTTCGAAACAGAATCCGGTGCATGCACTTTCTATTCCGAGCATCTTATCTTGGCCTTCGTGCATCTTCGAGGAGCTGAGCCGTCAATCCGTCATATGCCAATGGTTGAATGGCACCTTCGCAGCACATGGAGTCATGGACCAAgccctgcaggctgcagccaTATATTACCGCGCACGCCGGGACGCCGGGTCACGCGCCGGCACGTCACGGGACCAGAGATTGGATCAACCGGTCGCAAGACGCAAGGcctgcatcatgcatgcatgggcaaaTTGGGCATGGGTGGGCGCTGACCCACAACGAGTGAAGTGGTGGCCGCACGGCAGTGTTCGTACGCTGCTAATCTGCTATCTGGCACATGGACCTGGATCAACTGTTTGCATGTAATACAGTCGACAGATTTTCTGTGACCTTGTTGGGTTCACGTTGGAACACGACTGTTGTTCAGAACcgtcttttatttttcatggTTCAGTTACATTAGTCAGGTGTTCGGATACGAGACTTTGTGAACACACGGGAAAATAGATCAAGGAAACACGAATTCCACATTTCTGAAGGGTGCGCCTGATTTCCCTCAACGGTATATTAACGCGTCgttaaagaaaagaaaaaacactcCCAGAACGCTTGGTTTTGGTCTTGCGCGGTCTGCCATTTAATTTGCTCCGCCCAAAAGCTCGCCAAGCACGCACGTACGTCGTCCTCTCCATTGGAGTAGTTTCCACCAAATGCGACGTCTATCTGCCAAGTTTTGTCGACAAGACCAAAGGAACAATACCATAATTAAGCCAGTCCAAACTGCCGTCCATGCATTGCAGCATTGGTCCGTCCCATGCATCCCAAAAGGGGATCACCAACACGTACGGATCAACCAAACCGTTGGGGTATGTTGAGCTAACAAAATCAGTCAGTCAAAGATTAATCTGCTTAATTGGCCTACACACTACACGACTATGCTTTTGCGCTCGGTCTCGGTTCATCCGAATTAAAATTAACTTGCACTTGATCTGCTAAGTAACAATACATGTGAGCAACCCCTGGCTTTGAGCTACTTAAAAAAGAATATATATGGTTCTTAATTCCAATATTACTATAGTAAGTACCAGTAATTCGTTATCGTCGTTGGAGACTTGAACGAACCCCTCCTACTCCCCAACGGTGCCACCAAACCGCCACCAAGACATAGCTAACATTCCTTCACTGAACCTCAAAGCCACCATTCATACACTGATGCGCGTACTAATCCAACCAAGCTGCCTTAGTTAGCTTGCCGTCGATATACTATACATTTTGTGAAGATGCACACgggtcgtcttcttcctctccttctcctcctgctcgccgccgccgatcgcTCGCTCGCCCTCGGCATCTTcggcgcgccgccaccgtccaGCGACCAAGACTCCTCGGTTTGAATTACATTCCCGTGCTTATATAGGAATCTTTATTTGACCAAGCAAGAGTTCTATCGGTTGACGATCTTCATTTGGCAGATCAATTCATATCAAGTTAAACtaatttctttatttttttccccttcaCCTCCGGCCACAGTGCAGCCGAACGTGCGAGTCAGTGTACTGCTCGGGTACCATAGGTCCGTATCCTGCTCCCGTACGCAGCATTTTTCTgcctacgtacgtacgtgcaaaccaaatacggagtaagagaataaataaataaatcgaTTGATTCATgtatatactccgtatgcAGAGGCTCCGTTGATGCGGTACGGCAAGTACTGCGGCGTGTCGTACACCGGCTGCCCGGGCGAGGCCCCCTGCGACGCCCTGGACGCCTGCTGCATGCTCCACGACGCCTGCGTCCAGGCCACGGACAGTACGTGTTTAATTGGCACCAGCAATATATTCTACAGTACTTTGGGCATTAAGTTGTCTGACAGCTCCCACGTGTCGAGCAGACGACTACCTCAACATGTGGTGTAACCAGAGCCTGCTGGACTgcgtggcggcggtggggacGGCGGcatcatcggcggcggcggccggcggcgccgccgtcgtgtGGGCGACGTTCGAGGGGAACCGGTGCAACGTGACGGACGTCGCCGACGAGATCACGGCCATCCTGGAGGCCGCCGTGTACGCCGAGAGGATCCTGCATCACAGGAGCGCGCCTTAATTTGCTTAATTCACTTGTGTTTCGTTTCTGGTTGAAGTTGGCGGCTGTCCGGCCTAGAATTAGGAGAAGTTTGGTGGAGGTGGCTCAGCAAGCTGATGCGTGGTGGCTTGCGATTTGTGCAAGTCAGATCGATCATTCAGGCCTACCCGATGAACATTCACATTTTAGCAAAAGAGTGTGAGTTGAACTTCGTGCTAATTAATCAAGAGCTCAGAAAAGAGGTGCTCCACTTCGTGTAAATTCTGTTCAGGAAACTGAAAATCGAAAAACGTAGTGGGAAACTGCAAGCGTGAATGAAAAtcagaagaacaaaaatcaaGTGCTAAAACTATTACTCCATATATCCTACTACTGCTATAATGAAGGCCCAGGGGCTTGTCAGCACCCTGCACACGGGAGGTCGCGTTAGCGAGTTCTAACCTCAGCATTTCGTAAGTACGTACGTAGCGGCAGACGTGATACGGTATGTTACGCCTTGGCTGATTCTAAAAATATCCCGTGTACGTACTTCTCCTACGCTCCAACGCCCAACGACTCGTATACATTTATGCCTTCTATTTATCGCAAAGGATACGATACGAAATACATCCACGGTACGTACGCCCACGCCGGTCTATCGACTTATCTACATGCACAAAGCTAGCGAAAGCATAGCCTGCACCGTGCAGCGCCCACCGGTCACCGGATCCTCCCCGAAGGAGAGAAGCCCAAATAACACGTGCATCACCCTGCCACAGTCAGCACTCAGCAGTCCTCGCGGAGTTCGCCGTAACTTTTCTGCATGGCAACAGACGAATCATTTTTTGTTGACAGGCAGACGAATCAATTCTAATTTTGCCAAAGTTCGGCAGATGACGGTATTTGTATTGCCGCTGTAGACATTTTTAAGGCAAGGGCAAACCAGCTCTTATTAGCAAGTGAGTGCAGCTAGGGGTGGAACCACGATTTGAACATGAGGAGCGAAAAAAAACCACACAAGAGATAAGACATCGCGATATATAAAAATCTCGGTGCGGTATGTATTGATATGAAGCATAGTACTAACAAATGTGTCCGTGTGCGAAAGAAATCTAAATTTCTGCGATATTAAATTCAACTCTATGATTACCAAGCTCGTCGAACAAGGGATAATCTCATAAGAGGTGACTTTTGCAGCTTAGATCAGAAATAAATTTGTTGACTTATATAGAATGGTTTAAATTGTTAAGTTAAAACAAAGACAAATCTAATTGTTAAATTAACTTGAGTTTAAACTGATAGCTCGATCagaaataaatacatacaTAGTGATTGACATATTTGATGGCGGTTGTACATATACGGACGTGCGGCACCTCCGCACAATTGTGTACGTGCCCGTCCCGGCGACGAGGCAGCGAGCAAGAACGCCAGCCACCATGGAGTGCAGAACTGCAGATAACGAATTGACGATCTAAGGAAACGAGGCGACAGAACGCAGGCAGTCAGGCATGCCATCCGTGAGAGAGGCTTTTTACGGTACAATTTacaaatacttcctccgtctaacaaaggatgtctcaattttgactaaatttggatgcatctacatccaaattttgacaaactcaagacattttttgttgaacggagcgAGTAGTAGTTTAGAGTAGTATTGACATGGTTATTTTGGAAAGATCAGCGATCCCTATCTCTAGATTTGGTTAGTATCGCCTAATTGATTTGCTACGATTGAGCGGAATTTTTTCTTCGCAATGCTTATTCTTAAACCAAAATTCACGTAAAGGTTTAAACAAACCGAACAATCAATATATAGTCGCTTTCAACCAATTTCACGAGATGAACCTAACCATGATTTCGGATTTCTCACATGAGTCACGGACTATAGGGTTGTTCCGTGAACCAAAAGAATTGACCAAAAGTTGACTTTTTAAACCATATGTCATGTGTGAACTTGGTCAAAAGTGATTATAGGATTGTCCGGTTGAGCAGAGAGAGTTAAACCAAAAAATAACTTTCAAGTGGTGAGTCATTAAACACATAATTACAGTGCATACACATTTTTATAATTAACGCGCAATAACAAATCAAATTAATAAAAGAGTACTATTCAGATTTAGATGTAGGGGTCGAGGTCTCTTTTTTCAtcaaatataaaaatatatattttatgGTCACACTTATGGTTATGTATTATAATGGAGGAAAGAAATCATCCTCATGGATGCATGTGGATTGTGAGGGATTTGTCTAAGATTTTACCTTTTTTACTAGTAGTAAAAGTAAACACTACTCATTTGATCTCCTAGTATTGATAGATTTAAACCCTTAGATCTGCTAAATGGAGGGCTTCTATTCATTCGTCCCTACCGTAAAATGCCTCTTTCAGATGTTTATTGGCCTTTTCTGTCTTTTAGTTTCCTGGGCTTTGTCGTGCTTGCCCCTGGTTCCACCCCTGAGTGCACCACTATTTATCTACTCTAATTTTTTAGGCAAACCAGCTCTTCAGTGTCTTGGATATCTCGGAGCTAACACCGATATTCCAAGCAAGCAGGTCTATATTCCACCGTATTCCGAGCAAAGAGAAAGCTTCATCAAACAATACTTGACACGACTTAAATATATCAACAGgttgtttggatgtagacatTGGGCCTAGATATTAGACATTGGTAGTGCAAAAGGACCAAATGGCAAGATTTAAGGTGTCTGGCTAGCCTAGATATTCATCTGTGGCATTCGGGCTCCATATTGGAGATCCAGCCCACCAGGCAAAACGGGCTCGGAGGCAATGTCGAGGTAAACCCCTCGACATTATTCGGCATTCGGGATTTCTGGTTCCATCGACCGACGCCCGCGCTCGAGTCCTCACGGACGcatttttcccttttcccttCTCCTTCTAATTCTCACGCGACCACGCATGCAGTCGAGTTTGTCCTCAGTCCCgagtgaaagatcgagtatgtcacagaggggggggggtgaatgtgaccagttttaatgctttcttcaaaatgaagactgaagacagtcacagtgCTTCAACAATttttagagtagcagcggaaagaagaaagatgaacaggtTTATAGCAGCGatgaagacagaacacaatgaatcagttatacttcacaaagtaa carries:
- the LOC100831578 gene encoding probable phospholipase A2 homolog 2 — translated: MHTGRLLPLLLLLLAAADRSLALGIFGAPPPSSDQDSSCSRTCESVYCSGTIEAPLMRYGKYCGVSYTGCPGEAPCDALDACCMLHDACVQATDNDYLNMWCNQSLLDCVAAVGTAASSAAAAGGAAVVWATFEGNRCNVTDVADEITAILEAAVYAERILHHRSAP